The DNA segment CCCggcaaaacatatatatttgagaAACAGGTCTCATAAATTCCTTGTTCAGGCAAGGCTTAAATACTCCcagaaaaacattcatatttgaCAGCGAGCAATACGTAAGTATTTTAGGATTCTGGAGCCTTTACAAAATTACCCCTCAAATTCCCACCCCACCAAAAGACAgtgaaatcaaattttaaaatgttataaagcTAGTTTTTCACAAAAGTGatgagttgaaaaaaataatcatgacaAATTACTGCTCATCAATGAATCCATACAATTAAACTGTTCTTTAAATTGTATACAGTGATGCATGTATATTGTATATCACGTATTAACATGAGTCACCCCTTGTCCAAGTAAGGTCATGACAGGAATTATCCCATTATATACATCACATCCTTAATTTATACTTCACTTGGGTAGAACCCCGCATTCCAGCACTTCCGGCGAAGTGACGTCATACCCAAACtcctgctttataaaaaaaaaaaacgaaaattaatagaTATAACGACCAAAAACTCCAAAATCAATCCATAAACGTAGCATTATTAAACTGAAGAATGTCTAGTTCGTTTGGATAGTGAAAACGACATGAAAAATTGCCTTCAAGATAGTAAATTCCAGGCTTGGCGTATTGCGCCACATTTACGCCATAGTCCTCGCTGGAAGAGGTGGTGAGTCATAGAAAACGAGAAGTACCCGCCGAACAAGGTTTTGTTGCCCGTCTTCCAGGAATAGCCGTTACTCAACACAAATACCAATCTCTTTGAACGTTTGCACTCTGCACTCCTCCTCCGCCTCTCACATCATTTGTATCTCGACACGGATGAGCCCGTATTCTAATATTGCTCTGTCTGTGACTCACACGTCCatcataatttgattattttttatgctaTGGATTGACCCCAAGACGGGGATAACTACCCAGATCAAACCCGTTATTGCGAGGGAAGAAATGAAGTATGACGTAACAATAAATGTTAGAGCGCCTTGGAATATGTGTCATCAGAATAAATGTTAGTGGGCTTTGCTTTATAGCTAACAACAAACAGACACGCACTGAAGCTTACGGAAACACAATAGAACAACACACAATTTCTCATTGTAAAGATGAATATCTGACATGCGTGTAATCGAAGCCATGTTCCATCAAATCATTTAATTTCTAAGGAGCCTACTGACCTTTGCATCCTTATGCCAGGCTGGATAGAAGGTTACTGGAGTCAATTTTCCCAAGCTCACATAAAGAAAACCCGACCTTCATACAAACAAATCTTAGTCTTTTTTCACTACAAATATCAAACATCGCGGCATTTCCTGGATATGGAATCAGTATTGAAACAATCACATGACAGGATGCTAAAGGCCAACATACATTCTCACTACCGTATGACTCATTAAATCATTTAcggacaaaaaagtaaaaaaaaaaaactctttcatcTCCTGGCGTGGCTGTGAAAACAGGTTCAGGCAAGAGAAGAGACTGTATTTCACAGGGCACAGATTAGAGACGAAATTACTTCCTGTGATCACAACATCAGAACTTagcaacagaagagagagagagagagagagagagagagagagaggagctacaTGGTTGAGAATTTCCGTTACTGGTTTTTTCAAAACATGAATGCATGTCTTTTAGGCATACATAAACTTACATACATGAGAACAGagatacatacagtatgttaATGTATGTGTAAAACTAATATacacttaaaaatacttaaaataattaattacctatctatctatctatctatctatttatctatctatctatatatatatatatatatatatatatatatatatatatatatatatatatatatacatatatatatacacatatatatatatataactcattgtGCCCgctttataaaactttttataattatgatCATCCCATGCTTTCACGGCTATCcttaatatatttgcattttctttggCAATGTTCAAGTTTTCTCAAGCTGTGAATAAATTACGGAATAATCTTAGTCGTGTGGTTGTCGCTGGAACTACAGACAACCTCTTATTACTAAAAgataagataatataaatgtacatgGAAATAAATCTGACccagtcattatttttctttctccacgTATACCGCCTCTGGGTTGCCTGTTGTTGTGCTGTACTTTGGAAGTTTTTTacacaataaaatgtttatatattttttaaatacctcaaattaaaagttattaaagccaaatcaaaagtccttcaaaagaaggcatcagttacaaaaatgggaatccgttaaaagaagaagaataatcatCTCTAGAGCCTATTAGTTAGACATggcatttatattttccattcattgTCCTTCATTTGAATAAATACTGTTATTTAATAACGTCAACGGGTATTACCCTTCTCAAAGGTTCCAGGCAAATGCCGAGGATACTTGAATCGAACTATCTTTCCCACTCAGAGCAGTGACTCATCACACGCAAGCCAACGTTCCTTCTGGAGTATTCCGGTAGTCGTCTTCCTCACACTCCCAAGTTTCCGCTTCGCGACAtctcttttagttttcattgttacccttttcatttattcctttattcttcgTTCGTCACTGCTTAGAAGGACTGCACCACTGGGCTGTAATCCCTCGCTGTTTTCGTGAAATATCCTCAAACTATAGTCTATACAAACCCAAGACCTACAGTAGATATTTCTAAGCCTACACATCACACGTATACACACAACAGCAGTTCCCAGCCTTACCTTACCAACGACAGTCCTGAGATCGATCCGGGATGGGAGAGAAACGACTTGGGTAAAACTGATTTTACCTTCCGCGACCTgagcaaaaattaatttcaccttTCCTGACCTGAGCAATGAAATGAATACCAAGAGGCTAGTCAACTGTGGTGTGTGGCAGCCAGGACAATATGGagggctagcaatctcattccATAAGAAGTTCCCGGAGCATACGCTCGAAGAAGACGTTTTCAGACATGTTTTCCTTCCGTTCTCATCACTGTACCACGCCTTTATGACATAAAAACCCTTTGTTTAAGGCCCGTTTCTCATCTGACATAACAGTGTCATCACCACCATGGAAACATGATTAGTCACATGAACACATGCAAACCTACGGAAAGGGACCAAGACAACGGTCTCTCCTTAGATggagatgaaacaaaaatacgGAAATACGGAGTAATAgtttaaggaaatatataatacTAAGTCAAAACTTCTGAAGTAAATACCAAAGGAAATGACAAtcagtgttcatatatatatatatatatatatatatatatgcatatgtgtcaGTGtgggtgtttatatatgtatgtatatgcgtttatataatatatatatgtatataaacacacacattatatatatatataatatatatttatatattcatatcaagCCAAACTATCCTTTCACTAGTATTACAAATAcatcaaacagacagacagacacagacacacacacacgcccacaaaTTGTATCTAACTTTAGGAAAGAAAGATCAGAATCAAAGTCCATTTGTTTTTAGGTGATGAATCAAGTGATTagtttatctaaaaataataaccCACCCCCTTACAGCCACATTACATACCAAGCATATACCACGAGAATATCTACACATGCTGGAAAAATCTCTGATCCAACTCTTGACGGCCCAGTGATTTACCTTCTCTTAAGATTTACCTTCTCCTTTACTTATATTGTCTTAATTATTACCAGTGCCCGAAGCTGGCCGCTTATTCTCTGAGATACGGTAATTAAGGTCTCAGTCAGAAACAAACATTGCTTTAGAAGCAAGTAGCAGAAATACCATGAAATGCATTGAAGCAACGAGGGTCAAGTATTGTACAGTACAACAATGAGAGCCTAACAAGAGCGGATATTCAAAAGACTAccccagctgctgcgacaaccggagcgagagcgaccTCGACctctgcgtccgaggaggccagttcctggtctcccagagttaatgaaaaaaaaaaaaaaaaaaaaaaaaaaaaggatgaaaacagTCAACTGACTGAGAATCAATTACTTAGTTTACCTTAGTCTGTCTTGACAGAAATTAAATGGGCAATAGATGTCACCTTCCTTATCTCACCACGCAGACAGAGATAAATCtgacatacataaatagacaatAATTATAGTTCCAGCAGTTACTGCCATCCACGAAATATACGTAAATTATGTCCCCTAAAATCTAGACATATTGCTACACATACAGAGCACTCGCCGAGATgcttccccaccctctctctctctctctctctctctctctgaaaacaagtacaaaatccCAACTTAAAAAACAATGGTAATGATACCTTACTCTATCTCTctcgttttgaaaaaaaaaaaaaaatcttaaaaaagagagaaatttcatcCACCTTATTGCGACAAATAACGAAAAAACTAGGCGTCAGCCTGCGTAAATTTTAACGCAGCATTGTGATATATAGGATATAAGTTTTCTCTACGCACCCCAAGATCATAGGGGCATCACTCTGAACCGCAAACTCGTCCTGCGCCGTATATAGCGAAGGCGTAATATATGAACCTTCTATTAAGCACTGCGGTTCTCCCACCTAGTACTATAGGACTATCGCTTCCTCCGGCGTATATTCACCTAGCTAAAGGTTATCTCCAGACTCTGAATTACCATCAATGTTTTGCATCTGTGATCACACGGCGATTCACAAGACTGAGCTTATAAGGGAGATAATAACTGAGTGAACTTATTTTTGGGGGCTTCAAGACTCTGCAACCTTACTCAACACTTCTAATAGGACTGGAGCAGTTTTCAGACTGAATAAGGTTGTTGCACGACAGAGAAGACTGTAGCTTTCGTACATGCATGCAATagagaaattttgaaaacaaaaatctccgtagtaatgagagagaagaaggcatcgtgcttaccccatataaaaaatgggaaaaagcacgttaaacgaagaagaaaatttaCCTTAAGTTCACCAATCAGTTTTTcgtgaacacacatatatacgtatatatatatatatatatatatatatatatatatatatatatatatatatatatatatatatatatatatatatatatatataacctttccaTTACGAACTCAATTAAGATTTCAGATGAAGAGGTAGACCAAACAACAGTACCTGGTCACCGAAGTTGTATTGATTGTAGTGGCCGGTAATTCACCAACATACGCATCTAGCCAAACGTTTAGCATCAGCATTCAAAGCAAGGGGGTTTTTCAAGGCAACCCCCGTCAGCATTAGACATAAGCTGATTACGTTCAAGCTTCGCGGAAAACAGACCGATTTTCGTTTAAAATCATCCTCGCACCTAGAAGTTCGTCACGTAAGGCGCTGCAACCAACGAGATACGAATATCAAAATCGCCTTTGTGTTCCGAGAAGTAACCCCTGTAGACGATTTTGTGTCcctgtcaataaataatgttatgcAAACTTGGCCGGTAAGCTCCTTAATCTAAGGAAATTCAAGCGGCGTATCACCTTTACGCTTCCGAGAACGCAGACCAACCTGCTCTCTTGTTTGGGTTTCCTCCCGGTAAAGCGTCCCTAGCCGAGCCCGGGAACCCGGATGACTCAAGCCTCTCAGAAGCAGCCTGGTCGCCGCTCGATAAAAAGAAGGGGCAGAGGCAGCGTCCAGTCATTCAGACCCGAACGTCAGTGGAAGTGAGAACCCTGCAGCGCGCCATCTTACGGCACCACCACCTTCGACTGCCCGACCCGCACAGGAACCTTACTACAAGGGGAGACTTGTGTAAGTGAAAATTTTGCATCGTTTGAAGCTTGTTTACAGTGACTTATTTATCGAAGATTACTTAACGAGTTTTTCATTAGTGAGTGATTTTAACACGGCATTGTGAGGTTATCTTTAACCCACTGATTGAAAATAAGCGGAGGAAAGTGAACAGTGACAATAACCATTTAGTGGAAGTGAAGAGTGACAGGTGTTGTTGCCAAGTTGTACAAATGTTTATGGTGATGCCACATGAAATGGAAACTGATTTTACTTGGTAAAAGGACACTGTTGATCACAAACTCAAGAAAAGGATAACCATAAGATAATGGCGAGCCTCTGTGGAAAAGTGcgattaatttttataatgtttagaTTTTTCAGTCAACAAGACATTAGTCTGTGCTGTGTAATTATACCATATATTATGATATTGCATGACAGTGGACAATTTGGTTCTCTCTCCCTCATCTCTGTGTTCCTTTAAATAATCCCAAATACCGTCAACGCAGTTTTCAATTGTGCTAACAATCTCGAAGTGAACGAATGACTATTTAAGATTCGTTTCCatacacaaaattaaaatcactttCAACAACAGAATCcgtaacattaagaaaaaaccAGACATTCTTTTCCCAATTTTTGGCATAAAACTCGGATGTGAGCGCGCACGCCCGCCCATTCTCCACTCCACTCCGCGCCTTTACGCGTAATACAGGAACACCCTCATTCACCCTACTTATGCGACTATCAATAAGTCGTCCTTGGGGTTCTCTTCTCCTCtgtcgagttctctctctcttcccacaagaaaaaggagaaagacttcgctttctgtctctctctctctctcgctctcttattTGTCTCTTCCCACCCACTTATAGTCTCTTTATCCATCTTCCATTCCCCCTTCTCCATGGCGTCTTTTAACCCAAATATAAATACGTGCTCCTAACCACTTCAGCACCCATCCCAGAGCTATTCTTTAGCTTCCATTTAAATGTCAGCGCGCTGACATTCGCTGAttcctttttatctgtttttcctttctttgcccGCATAAGCCCCCTCGAATGGCTGTCATATTCAATTTCGTTTTCATGCATCTTGAGCCCCGaatgttttttatattcagtttcacCTACGTCCATGTTTGTCGTGGCTTTTATTCTTATGTCTATATAAACTTGCACCCTCACAGATTACGAACACTTGAgccaatcttattttcttcttttccgaaGTTCTTTGTCCCATTTTGTTGGTTTGTGCAGCCTTGGTATCTCCCTGCTGTGAGAGATTTATGGCTTTTCAACATTCTGCCTATgtccaccccacctctctctctctctctctctctctctctctcaaacatgcacacacacacacacacacacacacaaggtcgGTGACCATAGCTGTTGTGATTCCAGTttgcagaaatctctctctctctctcacaaacacacacacacatttttcgtACTCATAATTAATCGTCTGTTGTTTTCTGCAAAACCCTTACCCACACTTATTTTCCTACGCCCCCTTTCCTCCCTTTATAAACGCTCCCAGACCTTTTTCTTCAAccccccttctctttctcctcccaactcTAACTCCGTGTTCTTTAGACTCAAACCccactcccttctctctctatgttttttaCACCGATACACGACTGCCCTGTAATTGGCCGTTCCCTTGACGCAGAATTATAAAGCGGAACGGGACGACCTTCCACTCCTCTCTGAAAATCCCGCCTGGAAGCCATCCTACAACCCCACGTCCTTGTTTAACGGCGGTCAGGATTCGTCGTCAATCTTTCtatttctcccctcccccttttcctctttGTCAAATTAACCGGAATAAGAAGGAAGAAGGGGGGTAAACGCAGCTATGTTCTGCCGCTactcttcttccctcctcttgCTTGGCCAATGTTATCCCCCCCCACCCTCACGCCACTCCCACATCGAAAAAAAGTAGCCAGTGACATGAcatcgttcttttttttatttcttgtgtcgAAGTACCACCTGTGCGAGTGTTTGCTAAGCTGCTTATGTAAGTTCTCGCAAGTATATACAACTCGTGGTTAAGCATGGTTCCGGGTACTGACATATTACCATAGACCAACCACAGAGAATTGTTACTTGAAATCGTGAGCTTTTTTAGGTACCCGTGCTAGCGCGCCGCCATCATGTCCCTCCATTAAAAATCCCTCAAGAAATTCACAAGAACATTTCCACCCCCCAAGGACTTAGTTGTTGAGACATCACAGCTGTGACTGAAACAATGAGAAAACGACAGTATTTTCGATAACCTTGCATTGGCTCGTGCAACAATTTAAACCGAGCTATAACGTCGAAGGCGGGTGACGTCACGCAAAGCGATAAAGTAGTAATTTCTCCTACGTACAACAACGATCTGTGACTCACAGGAAATGTCATCCAACTCAAGTCACGTTGAACACATGTCCTCGGGGGGAAAAAATTAGTGTAGCGGATGTCGGTTAGAGGAACCATCACAAATTTGCCCACAGTGGACGGCAACGattcgcttctctctctttctctccttttccctaGCGGAAGGAAAGAAACTTTTCCGCAGCCAAAAGAATAAATCAAGTAACAGAACTCTCTTGTTTCATAAATGCGCTACATAcaacacatactgtatgtgtgtgtgtatttgcaaacAAGAACGACATTCTCCTAAGGGCATGACAGTACAATCCTGAATGACAGAGCTATAGTGTCAGATTCAAATGTTTATAATTAACCACATCCCATCACTTGATAGGACGCTTTCATAATAGAATCTTTTAAAGTATCAATGTATTTCCCCCGGATGATATTACTACAATTAAACTTTCCCACTCCATTGTGATGCTGTATTgcatgaaaaagaatatataaacctttacaaaacttttgaataataaaaggaTAATTACATGCATTTTTATTAGGGATATTCAGTTTGTCTTCAAACCACAATCAAAACCAGATGCtcagaaagagaataataatccagcgtctctctctctctctctctctctctctctctctctctctctctctctctctctctctctctctctctctctcaatgttcagTACTTAATCGCAGGCCAAGATAAACGAATTGCTGCTCTcaatgttatttattcattttccaacCAAATACGAACGGGGTCACGGTTTATGTTCTTTAATCATAATGTTGGCGCCTTATCTTAACCTTTTTTCGACATTACCATAAAAGCATCTTAACCGCGGACCACTTCGTACTAATGATACATGAGACCTACAAAGGATCTGTTGCACGCGGATCGAATCTGACGGTCAgcgctgggaaaaaaaaaaaatagactaatgGCTTAGATTACCGTTAACTCCACGAGTCGATTCTCAGcgttatttttcctctttgcagATCTGCGGTATTTGTCGGTGGCTTCAGTATCCTCCCGTGAAAGACCCGAGGAAGAGTGATCTACCTAGGAAATTAAGAAAGAGATCCAAAAACACGTTCCGTCGTCTCTTCGACATGGCTTGTACGCTTCGCGCTGTGGTTACCTGTGGCATCATACTGGCTGTGATAGACGTGGTGAGTAGTAGTATCAATTTGCACTGATCATACTATTTATCTCTTAATGACGTTATGCTAATTAGTATCTCAAGTTATTAAGGTTAACTGTTGCTCTAGTTACAGTATATGCTGCATACCTTTTTTTCCAAGTACAGCTATGATACAGTAATTACCATCTAATtaagaaaatgcaattgtataaATATCGTGAGTAATCATCTGCCAATTTATCTCTTTGCTTCCATGCAATGCATACAGGATGATTGAAAATTGAGGTACAGGTGTCTCATAAagtacatatttatgtaaatatagtttGAGATACAAGAAAACtccaaaaatgtatgaaaaaaattatagtttaccTTACTGAACGTTTCTCCTTGGTATAAAATGCATAACAACGGAACTAACTCGTTTTCTTTTCCCGTTTTCAGTTTCACGGTCTGACAACAACTGGCTTCTACGCGTATCAGTTCATCGTTGAGTTATTCTATCTCTGCCCCTTGGACTTGCCCCTGGAGTTATGCCACAACAAAAACTACATTTATGAGCAAAGTAAGTGGATTATCAACaacgtttccctctctctctctcgcatacatTTACATTCGTAATGCTTCTAAAATTAAAGTCTACCCGATAAACAATTTACATCCATAATGCTTCTAAAATTAAAGTCTACCCGATAAACAAAACTCAAGACCTTACAAAATAAAGATAACGTGCCCTCTTGATGTATGCCTGAATTGGGCGTTAACCTTCTCGCCAACTCCGGACACCACGAAATCACCGTGGTGGCCTCTTTCAAGACCTGTGttcttgtgtatattttgtaCACTTAACTTTCACTTACTCACAGAACCCTGGTATAGTACTGAGTGTTTATTACGCCTTGATCCACTGGTTATTGGTGAAGATACCGTCTGCATTCATTTTCGCGTTCTTGAagtttacttaatttcttttttttaatttggtttagTTTACTTTTATGTTCTCTCCTTTATTGTCTGATCCAGCGCCTTtacatctatctttttttttactcatttatagtGACTGGAAactatgaaataagaaaataatctaGGAATGGTCTTATTCTgagtcattttttataatatctgaCTTAGTATTAGCATTATTCATAATCGTCTTCTTGGAAGCAGAAATATAGCCAAACCTTTACTGGAAGTTTTATGTACCAAGCCAAGTTATGCACAGCTTCTTACATCAAAAAACATTTTACGGCAATTTTATATGTGACCCAGTATCTTATTGCTATTTCATACCTAGAAGCCATGTTATAAACTCCCATTTCATACTTATTGCCCTCCCTTATGTCTATAAACAAtctattaatcattatttttttttttttatttacagtgtttGAAACGAGAGTCTACATTGGCCTAGGCGAGGGCGTTGTTGGTGTTCTTTTCTCCCTCTTCTACATCATGGCGCTAGTGAAGGTAAGCGAAAtcgaaatattctctctctctctctccctctctccagcttctgtttttcatttttatcctttcccAGTAAATATCACTTGGAACAACCACAAAAGGGAGGGTAGCAGTGACCTGCAAAGGAGTTGGTTAGGGGCATGATGGAATAGGACTAGCTTGGGAGGATTCTCTGCGCATTTCCAGTTTGCTCCGGTGGGTACGAAGGTTGGGACCTTGTGGATGTGTTCGATTATAGTGGCGGATGTTGAACCTGCGCTCGCTTCTGATTGGTCCAGGAGGCTCACTGTATCTCCTCATTGGTCGAGAAACTTCTTTAAGGGTTGAAGAGAAGCCACACGCGCTGATGCGCAGGGAAAATTAATCCCTCCAGTAATGTGATTATAAGTTGAACATATTTAACGAATACAAGTTCATCCATTTTGGAGtctttgaaaagaggaaatgttCAAAAGGTTGTAGGGAACAACTCAACCATGAGAATGTCTCCTTGCAAGTTAGTGCAAAAATCTTGGTAAGAAATCTTCCATTAGACTCACTGAAAATGCTTTGATGTTAGACTTGTCATTCTGCTGTGATTGTAGTTCTGTAAACAGTACACAGGAACATGTTATCTTTTGGGGAAGGATGAAAGACAGTGGTTCATTTTGAAACAGTCGACATATGCACTGAGTTTTTccattctttaactttttttttttttgtacctcgaCAAACTGATCTCAGAACTACCCAACGTTAGTGATAAGAATACACAAATGAGAGATACAATAGAAATGTAAACCATAAATTGCGTCGTTCAGTTCGTGAACGAAACAAAATGGAAGAGCGAACACTTGCATATGAAGCCAATTTAACGGTCAGCACGAACATCTTGTCTCTTGATTACTTTTAgaagacggttttttttttttcaacatccaACCGCTTCGTTTTGAAATGTAACGACAGTTTCTGATAGCTAAAATAACGTCGTCCACTAGTACTCCATgctattgtatgtatatatataaatatacacagacaaaaacacaccaatattcatatttccatCATCAGATTAACTTGAGAGAATCAAATTACGTTAGAGATCCGGTACAAATTACCACTCGAATTAGTATACAACGAAGGTACTGTATTGTGATTTCACCAACGTCCCCAAGCGACATCCGGAGACAGGCCGCACTGAGTAGTGTATCAAATGACTAAATAAGTGCCTCCCATGTGACCAGACTGATAAGGACttgatttttttccaaataagaAGGTATAAATGTGACGCGACTTGCAAAGTATTGGTGGATTTTGTGGGCGGTAGAGCCACACTGACTTGTGTTGCAGTGCAACgcaataagtctctctctctctctctctctctctctctctctctctctctctctctctctctctctccacttttgtATGTTATTATACATTAAGTTTTTAATCAACTCCAGTGTATTGACAAACGCCAAACGTCGTCCGCATATCTATTTATGCTTATACATCCAAgtttaaacatataataaaagcAATGTCTAAAAGCAGCAAGTCTGTAGTAATCTCCTTTTCCCAAAAGAAATCCTCATAAGTCTAAAAGCAATCCCCCTTCTCCTTCGACAGCGCAAACCCTCCCTGACGTGGCTGTGGCTCCTGAAGGCCTTCGCCGTCATCGCCATCAACATCTACTACCTGAGTTCCTGGGTGATAAGGCAAGGGCGTTACGAGCACATCAACTGGGAGAAGGACGAATACGAAGATGAGTTCGTCTACGCCGGCCAGGGGCTCACTTTGATTCAGATCATCATCCTGGTCCTGTACTGTCTCATTGGGGGTATCTTCACCTACAAGGTAAGGATGGGCAATTTGCCACAAATTGccattttatcagttttctcgTGCAGTTCAGCCTTTGGTTAAAAATTTCCGTGATTTTGGTTTTCAAAACTGGTTGATATATGCCTTTGATTGCTCAATAACTTGTAGTTGCACAAGCCTTACCATCGTCTCCGCTTTTGTTGAAATGTTGTCATCAGCCTAGGAAATATATGTGAATgcttgtacttcatttcataaTCTGAATATTTGCCTTACATTATCAATAACTGTTAATATCATGAATGAAAATGTTCAATGCTTGTATTAATTTCATAAGCCTTTACTGCAAACGCAAATGAATGGTTGCTAATAGTTCTATTACCTCTCATTATTCATTTGACGTTCTTATTGCACAGGAAGCACATACGCCATTgatattcgaaataaaaaaaaactgtctcactttaaaaaaaaaaactgacatctttcttctgttaccttcaGGTCTGCGAAGAGCGCACAGCCAGCAGGAGAAGCCTGAACCACAAACGCAAGTGGGACGCCAACGACGCTTCCGCTCCTCCACTCGACCACTACGACGAAGAGGAAGCCCAGTACCTGAACAAAGCCCTCACCAACAGCGAGAAGACCCTCCCCGTCAGAGCATCCAAAACCAGCCTCACAGACCTCAGCCGGGTAGACACCTTCAAGCATTCC comes from the Macrobrachium rosenbergii isolate ZJJX-2024 chromosome 3, ASM4041242v1, whole genome shotgun sequence genome and includes:
- the LOC136856642 gene encoding uncharacterized protein produces the protein MACTLRAVVTCGIILAVIDVFHGLTTTGFYAYQFIVELFYLCPLDLPLELCHNKNYIYEQMFETRVYIGLGEGVVGVLFSLFYIMALVKRKPSLTWLWLLKAFAVIAINIYYLSSWVIRQGRYEHINWEKDEYEDEFVYAGQGLTLIQIIILVLYCLIGGIFTYKVCEERTASRRSLNHKRKWDANDASAPPLDHYDEEEAQYLNKALTNSEKTLPVRASKTSLTDLSRVDTFKHSTGV